One Xiphophorus hellerii strain 12219 chromosome 1, Xiphophorus_hellerii-4.1, whole genome shotgun sequence DNA segment encodes these proteins:
- the LOC116723706 gene encoding scavenger receptor cysteine-rich type 1 protein M130 isoform X1, with amino-acid sequence MWFLLLLLHTFAHFGPVSSADPNQGKIILRSENNDNPCEGHVEVYYGNEMGHVGDKNWNEKTDEVVCRSTHCGRPVRKSNVYRAFNSTVWLNELECRGDEASLWDCDGWPGPKVSFYRKPTVKKITCSYDISFHLEQHKCEGAVKYTIQSPTETQTGYVCSDGFEEDDATRLCNSLPGCKGPGKKVTSQWMTTEKFVRLQQGVKINCAGIQNVKHLWQCVESLSSTCAGPAAVSCEGHKRLQLRGKKSNVCSGKLEEEGDGKWKPTENQKTIPDLCKKLHCGNSQPSQQNATSDHVNCTDQVKVVLTDDSDRETKCYGYVKIQSDKQRHVCGNDWTEKEYEMVCKELKCGKVIKTEMKTMNRKDGIMNHVKCTGGESSLWYCRAEHRHQQCTSAPYVVCQASLEVRLQDGPGKCAGLLEVKDEGQWKRVSKEGWDASYTQRACRLLDCGDAGKDKLDSDEFSQGTADMLTFSCKQADKNLTDCKTTKTNNQNRNEKAVQLICNENKLLFLDGPQSCSGYVAIEYKENLYWLSGSNETWNKELANKVCQQMHCGNASSFSPRFSEDKNRMWEESFSCSSDHKSIFDCNKKQINSNNSAIAHVKCEEKITVTLENKCWGAVKISTGDGSGYVSGRHWSDTLSKELCKELGCGTEILTPIIKSNTNGEIKFKGLFKMTNSSKMAQYSIVKMETNPESTRNPEPRDPAYVVCKDSVKPRFNDKDNERHKCSGNVEVSYQGQWLPVSKATLDNKATQKTICAELECGDGLDSKAYYGPRPKLSHVVTVQGCSQNTVAECKTVTAKTFESNSQTSDLGGLRCSNWRTLGLEDFGTLQPSSEDVCKGDVVVYSNGESDPKRNFVSSQNLTQDVGQKLCDAMKCGKYKRYRNSIELLQADNWYEGIFKCKNSTNIWDCETQKQQRDRNETAKLYIECEGKPEIKLSQNGELSIDGVPVCRGQWETDYSHMVCQQLGKGNAIPTLSKKQGKTLKDSYHIRCDKHNYLIGQCQRAKGNCNEGPVTIYCSRDVEFNTTETCGGVLSIKYQKAPEKRVEVCPTNIPQHLSNKLCNKLNCRDFDPKRKVYKQTKMEQSLDCSSSSKDMRYCVLKDTCETPTSFFCEGYLEPTPASPPAEPTNPVPIIVGVLIVLILVALIVTFVRYCIKRRNRKSMMPPADMEEADWDSGEYEDVDKSDEMGSFNRGRFRSDSDVERERDVESNRSYNYDDVDEMTEAQPLTPQGSVVRAAKDQDLQDGVDKPSDDGVTYEVEDSQENYDDIDASPENAKTTAELHDGPKPAPDGDEEGPKDQKDEEYPVPGQDG; translated from the exons TTGGCCCGGTCCAAAGGTCAGCTTCTACAGAAAGCCCACggtgaaaaaaatcacatgctCAT atgacaTCAGCTTCCACTTGGAACAACATAAGTGTGAAGGAGCGGTCAAGTACACGATTCAGTCACCTACGGAGACTCAAACTGGTTACGTCTGCAGTGATGGGTTTG AAGAAGACGATGCCACGCGTTTGTGTAACAGCCTTCCTGGCTGTAAGGGGCCCGGAAAAAAGGTGACCTCTCAGTGGATGACGACGGAAAAATTCGTGAGATTGCAGCAGGGGGTGAAGATAAACTGCGCAGGCATTCAGAACGTGAAACATCTGTGGCAGTGTGTAGAATCACTCTCCTCAACATGCGCTGGGCCTGCAGCGGTCAGTTGCGAAG GCCACAAAAGATTACAGCTGAGAGGAAAGAAGTCCAACGTTTGCTCTGGGAAGCTGGAAGAGGAGGGGGATGGCAAGTGGAAACCcactgaaaaccagaaaacgatTCCTGACTTGTGTAAGAAGCTGCACTGCGGTAACTCTCAGCCCTCTCAACAGAACGCCACAAGCGACCATGTGAATTGCACAG ACCAGGTGAAAGTCGTTCTGACAGATGACAGTGACAGAGAAACCAAGTGTTATGGTTATGTCAAAATACAAAGTGATAAACAAAGACATGTTTGTGGTAATGACTGGACTGAGAAAGAATATGAAATGGTCTGCAAAGAACTGAAATGTGGGAAG GTGATTAAAACGGAAATGAAAACCATGAACAGAAAAGATGGGATAATGAACCACGTGAAGTGCACAGGCGGCGAGTCCTCCCTGTGGTACTGCAGAGCCGAACATCGCCACCAACAGTGCACGTCTGCTCCCTATGTCGTCTGTCAAG CTAGTCTAGAAGTCCGACTGCAGGACGGCCCTGGAAAGTGTGCTGGTCTACTGGAAGTTAAGGATGAAGGCCAGTGGAAAAGGGTCAGTAAGGAAGGCTGGGATGCTAGTTATACACAACGCGCCTGCAGGCTGTTGGACTGTGGGGATGCAGGAAAAGACAAATTGGATTCTGATGAATTCAGCCAGGGCACCGCTGATATGCTAACCTTCAGCTGTAAACAGGCTGATAAAAACCTGACTGACTGTAAAACCACTAAAACCAACAACCAAAATAGGAATGAGAAAGCAGTGCAGCTAATTTGCAATG AAAACAAGTTGCTATTTCTGGATGGACCCCAGTCGTGTTCTGGCTATGTGGCGATCGAGTACAAAGAAAACCTCTATTGGCTCTCGGGGTCAAACGAAACATGGAATAAAGAGTTAGCCAACAAAGTGTGCCAGCAGATGCACTGTGGGAACGCGTCAAGCTTCAGTCCGAGGTTTTCTGAAGACAAAAATCGCATGTGGGAAGAGTCATTTAGCTGCTCATCTGATCACAAGTCCATCTTTGactgcaacaaaaaacaaattaattcaaataattCAGCTATTGCTCATGTGAAATGTGAAG AAAAAATTACAGTGACTTTGGAGAACAAGTGCTGGGGAGCGGTCAAGATTTCTACAGGAGATGGCAGCGGTTATGTAAGTGGAAGGCATTGGTCAGATACGCTGTCCAAGGAGCTGTGTAAAGAACTCGGCTGTGGGACTGAGATCCTAACACCCATAATAAAGTCTAATACAAACGGTGAAATTAAGTTCAAAGGTCTGTTTAAAATGACGAATAGCAGCAAAATGGCCCAGTACAGCATTGTTAAAATGGAGACGAATCCAGAATCCACAAGGAATCCAGAACCCAGGGATCCTGCCTATGTTGTTTGTAAAG ACAGCGTTAAGCCAAGATTTAATGATAAGGATAACGAGCGTCACAAATGTTCTGGGAACGTCGAGGTGTCTTACCAAGGCCAATGGTTACCAGTGAGCAAAGCGACTCTCGACAACAAGGCAACTCAAAAGACCATCTGTGCAGAGCTGGAATGCGGCGACGGTCTGGACTCAAAGGCCTACTATGGGCCCAGACCGAAACTGAGTCATGTCGTCACAGTACAGGGATGTTCACAAAACACAGTAGCCGAATGTAAAACTGTCACCGCCAAGACCTTTGAAAGCAACAGCCAGACTTCAGACCTAGGAGGCCTCCGCTGCTCCA ACTGGAGGACTTTGGGACTGGAAGACTTTGGCACTTTGCAGCCGTCCTCTGAGGACGTCTGTAAAGGAGACGTGGTTGTTTACTCCAACGGAGAATCTGACCCCAAAAGAAATTTTGTCTCCAGTCAAAATTTGACACAAGACGTGGGGCAAAAGCTGTGTGATGCTATGAAGTGCGGGAAGTACAAAAGATACAGAAACTCAATTGAACTCCTCCAGGCTGACAATTGGTATGAAGgaatttttaaatgcaaaaattctACAAATATCTGGGATTGTGAGACACAGAAACAGCAACGAGATCGGAATGAAACAGCAAAACTCTACATTGAATGCGAAG GTAAACCAGAAATTAAGCTTTCACAGAATGGAGAGCTGTCAATAGATGGTGTTCCGGTCTGCAGAGGTCAGTGGGAAACGGATTATTCACACATGGTTTGCCAACAGCTGGGAAAAGGCAATGCCATTCCTACTCTGAGCAAAAAACAAGGTAAAACTCTTAAGGATTCCTACCACATCCGCTGTGATAAGCACAATTACCTCATTGGTCAGTGCCAACGAGCCAAAGGGAACTGCAACGAAGGACCGGTGACTATCTACTGCAGCC GTGACGTGGAGTTCAACACAACAGAAACATGTGGTGGTGTGCTAAGTATCAAATATCAGAAAGCCCCAGAAAAGCGTGTGGAAGTGTGCCCAACCAACATTCCACAACATTTATCAAATAAGTTGTGCAACAAATTAAATTGTAGAGATTTtgatccaaaaagaaaagtctaTAAGCAG acCAAAATGGAACAGAGTCTCgactgcagcagctcctccaaagaCATGCGCTACTGTGTCTTAAAGGACACATGTGAAACTCCTACTTCCTTTTTCTGTGAAG GTTACCTGGAGCCAACACCAGCATCTCCCCCAGCAGAACCAACAAATCCAGTTCCCATTATTGTTGGCGTGCTAATTGTTCTCATCCTGGTTGCATTGATTGTGACATTTGTGCGATACTGCATTAAGAGGAGGAACAGGAAATCCATGATGCCAC CAGCAGATATGGAAGAAGCGGACTGGGACAGTGGAGAGTACGAAGACGTCGACAAATCAGATGAAATGGGAAGCTTTAATCGTGGCA GGTTCAGATCCGACTCGGACgtggagagggagagagatgtGGAGAGCAACAGGTCCTACAACTACGACGACGTGGATGAGATGACCGAGGCTCAGCCTCTCACACCTCAGGGCTCCGTGGTCCGAGCCGCTAAAGACCAAGACCTGCAAGATGGGGTTGATAAGCCAAGCGATG ACGGCGTGACCTACGAAGTGGAAGACTCGCAGGAAAACTACGACGACATCGACGCCAGCCCTGAGAACGCCAAAACCACGGCTGAACTCCACGACGGGCCCAAGCCTGCGCCTGATGGCGATGAAGAGGGACCTAAAGACCAGAAAGATGAAGAGTACCCGGTGCCAGGTCAGGACGGGTGA
- the LOC116723706 gene encoding scavenger receptor cysteine-rich type 1 protein M130 isoform X2 — protein MWFLLLLLHTFAHFGPVSSADPNQGKIILRSENNDNPCEGHVEVYYGNEMGHVGDKNWNEKTDEVVCRSTHCGRPVRKSNVYRAFNSTVWLNELECRGDEASLWDCDGWPGPKVSFYRKPTVKKITCSYDISFHLEQHKCEGAVKYTIQSPTETQTGYVCSDGFEEDDATRLCNSLPGCKGPGKKVTSQWMTTEKFVRLQQGVKINCAGIQNVKHLWQCVESLSSTCAGPAAVSCEGHKRLQLRGKKSNVCSGKLEEEGDGKWKPTENQKTIPDLCKKLHCGNSQPSQQNATSDHVNCTDQVKVVLTDDSDRETKCYGYVKIQSDKQRHVCGNDWTEKEYEMVCKELKCGKVIKTEMKTMNRKDGIMNHVKCTGGESSLWYCRAEHRHQQCTSAPYVVCQASLEVRLQDGPGKCAGLLEVKDEGQWKRVSKEGWDASYTQRACRLLDCGDAGKDKLDSDEFSQGTADMLTFSCKQADKNLTDCKTTKTNNQNRNEKAVQLICNENKLLFLDGPQSCSGYVAIEYKENLYWLSGSNETWNKELANKVCQQMHCGNASSFSPRFSEDKNRMWEESFSCSSDHKSIFDCNKKQINSNNSAIAHVKCEEKITVTLENKCWGAVKISTGDGSGYVSGRHWSDTLSKELCKELGCGTEILTPIIKSNTNGEIKFKGLFKMTNSSKMAQYSIVKMETNPESTRNPEPRDPAYVVCKDSVKPRFNDKDNERHKCSGNVEVSYQGQWLPVSKATLDNKATQKTICAELECGDGLDSKAYYGPRPKLSHVVTVQGCSQNTVAECKTVTAKTFESNSQTSDLGGLRCSNWRTLGLEDFGTLQPSSEDVCKGDVVVYSNGESDPKRNFVSSQNLTQDVGQKLCDAMKCGKYKRYRNSIELLQADNWYEGIFKCKNSTNIWDCETQKQQRDRNETAKLYIECEGKPEIKLSQNGELSIDGVPVCRGQWETDYSHMVCQQLGKGNAIPTLSKKQGKTLKDSYHIRCDKHNYLIGQCQRAKGNCNEGPVTIYCSRDVEFNTTETCGGVLSIKYQKAPEKRVEVCPTNIPQHLSNKLCNKLNCRDFDPKRKVYKQTKMEQSLDCSSSSKDMRYCVLKDTCETPTSFFCEGYLEPTPASPPAEPTNPVPIIVGVLIVLILVALIVTFVRYCIKRRNRKSMMPPDMEEADWDSGEYEDVDKSDEMGSFNRGRFRSDSDVERERDVESNRSYNYDDVDEMTEAQPLTPQGSVVRAAKDQDLQDGVDKPSDDGVTYEVEDSQENYDDIDASPENAKTTAELHDGPKPAPDGDEEGPKDQKDEEYPVPGQDG, from the exons TTGGCCCGGTCCAAAGGTCAGCTTCTACAGAAAGCCCACggtgaaaaaaatcacatgctCAT atgacaTCAGCTTCCACTTGGAACAACATAAGTGTGAAGGAGCGGTCAAGTACACGATTCAGTCACCTACGGAGACTCAAACTGGTTACGTCTGCAGTGATGGGTTTG AAGAAGACGATGCCACGCGTTTGTGTAACAGCCTTCCTGGCTGTAAGGGGCCCGGAAAAAAGGTGACCTCTCAGTGGATGACGACGGAAAAATTCGTGAGATTGCAGCAGGGGGTGAAGATAAACTGCGCAGGCATTCAGAACGTGAAACATCTGTGGCAGTGTGTAGAATCACTCTCCTCAACATGCGCTGGGCCTGCAGCGGTCAGTTGCGAAG GCCACAAAAGATTACAGCTGAGAGGAAAGAAGTCCAACGTTTGCTCTGGGAAGCTGGAAGAGGAGGGGGATGGCAAGTGGAAACCcactgaaaaccagaaaacgatTCCTGACTTGTGTAAGAAGCTGCACTGCGGTAACTCTCAGCCCTCTCAACAGAACGCCACAAGCGACCATGTGAATTGCACAG ACCAGGTGAAAGTCGTTCTGACAGATGACAGTGACAGAGAAACCAAGTGTTATGGTTATGTCAAAATACAAAGTGATAAACAAAGACATGTTTGTGGTAATGACTGGACTGAGAAAGAATATGAAATGGTCTGCAAAGAACTGAAATGTGGGAAG GTGATTAAAACGGAAATGAAAACCATGAACAGAAAAGATGGGATAATGAACCACGTGAAGTGCACAGGCGGCGAGTCCTCCCTGTGGTACTGCAGAGCCGAACATCGCCACCAACAGTGCACGTCTGCTCCCTATGTCGTCTGTCAAG CTAGTCTAGAAGTCCGACTGCAGGACGGCCCTGGAAAGTGTGCTGGTCTACTGGAAGTTAAGGATGAAGGCCAGTGGAAAAGGGTCAGTAAGGAAGGCTGGGATGCTAGTTATACACAACGCGCCTGCAGGCTGTTGGACTGTGGGGATGCAGGAAAAGACAAATTGGATTCTGATGAATTCAGCCAGGGCACCGCTGATATGCTAACCTTCAGCTGTAAACAGGCTGATAAAAACCTGACTGACTGTAAAACCACTAAAACCAACAACCAAAATAGGAATGAGAAAGCAGTGCAGCTAATTTGCAATG AAAACAAGTTGCTATTTCTGGATGGACCCCAGTCGTGTTCTGGCTATGTGGCGATCGAGTACAAAGAAAACCTCTATTGGCTCTCGGGGTCAAACGAAACATGGAATAAAGAGTTAGCCAACAAAGTGTGCCAGCAGATGCACTGTGGGAACGCGTCAAGCTTCAGTCCGAGGTTTTCTGAAGACAAAAATCGCATGTGGGAAGAGTCATTTAGCTGCTCATCTGATCACAAGTCCATCTTTGactgcaacaaaaaacaaattaattcaaataattCAGCTATTGCTCATGTGAAATGTGAAG AAAAAATTACAGTGACTTTGGAGAACAAGTGCTGGGGAGCGGTCAAGATTTCTACAGGAGATGGCAGCGGTTATGTAAGTGGAAGGCATTGGTCAGATACGCTGTCCAAGGAGCTGTGTAAAGAACTCGGCTGTGGGACTGAGATCCTAACACCCATAATAAAGTCTAATACAAACGGTGAAATTAAGTTCAAAGGTCTGTTTAAAATGACGAATAGCAGCAAAATGGCCCAGTACAGCATTGTTAAAATGGAGACGAATCCAGAATCCACAAGGAATCCAGAACCCAGGGATCCTGCCTATGTTGTTTGTAAAG ACAGCGTTAAGCCAAGATTTAATGATAAGGATAACGAGCGTCACAAATGTTCTGGGAACGTCGAGGTGTCTTACCAAGGCCAATGGTTACCAGTGAGCAAAGCGACTCTCGACAACAAGGCAACTCAAAAGACCATCTGTGCAGAGCTGGAATGCGGCGACGGTCTGGACTCAAAGGCCTACTATGGGCCCAGACCGAAACTGAGTCATGTCGTCACAGTACAGGGATGTTCACAAAACACAGTAGCCGAATGTAAAACTGTCACCGCCAAGACCTTTGAAAGCAACAGCCAGACTTCAGACCTAGGAGGCCTCCGCTGCTCCA ACTGGAGGACTTTGGGACTGGAAGACTTTGGCACTTTGCAGCCGTCCTCTGAGGACGTCTGTAAAGGAGACGTGGTTGTTTACTCCAACGGAGAATCTGACCCCAAAAGAAATTTTGTCTCCAGTCAAAATTTGACACAAGACGTGGGGCAAAAGCTGTGTGATGCTATGAAGTGCGGGAAGTACAAAAGATACAGAAACTCAATTGAACTCCTCCAGGCTGACAATTGGTATGAAGgaatttttaaatgcaaaaattctACAAATATCTGGGATTGTGAGACACAGAAACAGCAACGAGATCGGAATGAAACAGCAAAACTCTACATTGAATGCGAAG GTAAACCAGAAATTAAGCTTTCACAGAATGGAGAGCTGTCAATAGATGGTGTTCCGGTCTGCAGAGGTCAGTGGGAAACGGATTATTCACACATGGTTTGCCAACAGCTGGGAAAAGGCAATGCCATTCCTACTCTGAGCAAAAAACAAGGTAAAACTCTTAAGGATTCCTACCACATCCGCTGTGATAAGCACAATTACCTCATTGGTCAGTGCCAACGAGCCAAAGGGAACTGCAACGAAGGACCGGTGACTATCTACTGCAGCC GTGACGTGGAGTTCAACACAACAGAAACATGTGGTGGTGTGCTAAGTATCAAATATCAGAAAGCCCCAGAAAAGCGTGTGGAAGTGTGCCCAACCAACATTCCACAACATTTATCAAATAAGTTGTGCAACAAATTAAATTGTAGAGATTTtgatccaaaaagaaaagtctaTAAGCAG acCAAAATGGAACAGAGTCTCgactgcagcagctcctccaaagaCATGCGCTACTGTGTCTTAAAGGACACATGTGAAACTCCTACTTCCTTTTTCTGTGAAG GTTACCTGGAGCCAACACCAGCATCTCCCCCAGCAGAACCAACAAATCCAGTTCCCATTATTGTTGGCGTGCTAATTGTTCTCATCCTGGTTGCATTGATTGTGACATTTGTGCGATACTGCATTAAGAGGAGGAACAGGAAATCCATGATGCCAC CAGATATGGAAGAAGCGGACTGGGACAGTGGAGAGTACGAAGACGTCGACAAATCAGATGAAATGGGAAGCTTTAATCGTGGCA GGTTCAGATCCGACTCGGACgtggagagggagagagatgtGGAGAGCAACAGGTCCTACAACTACGACGACGTGGATGAGATGACCGAGGCTCAGCCTCTCACACCTCAGGGCTCCGTGGTCCGAGCCGCTAAAGACCAAGACCTGCAAGATGGGGTTGATAAGCCAAGCGATG ACGGCGTGACCTACGAAGTGGAAGACTCGCAGGAAAACTACGACGACATCGACGCCAGCCCTGAGAACGCCAAAACCACGGCTGAACTCCACGACGGGCCCAAGCCTGCGCCTGATGGCGATGAAGAGGGACCTAAAGACCAGAAAGATGAAGAGTACCCGGTGCCAGGTCAGGACGGGTGA